ACGCCTAATACTTCATAATAATCTCGTTTACTAGCCATTTACACCCTCCTCGCTTCACAAATTTTGAATTGTAACGATTGAGAGGAGCCGGAATTTCTTTCAGCTCCTTCTCGTTATCGTCTGATTTTTGAAATCCTATCAATTAGTCGACTTCTTCAAAATCTGCGTCAACAACGCCATCATCGTTCGATGAAGCAGAGTCACTAGCATCCGCACCTTGTGCTGCTTGTTGAGCGGCTGCAGCTTGTTCATATAATTTTACGGTTAAGTTTTGAACTACTTCGTTTAATGCGTCGCGTTTAGTTTTCATTGCTTCTAAATCATTCGCTTCGATAGCTGCTTTTAATTCATCGCGTGCAGCTTCTGCTTGTTTTACTTCGTCATCTGATACTTTACCTTCTAATTCTTTCAATGTTTTATCTGTTGCGAAGATTAATTGATCTACTTCATTACGTAAATCAGCTTCTTCACGACGTGCTTTATCTGCTTCGGCGTTGGCTTCTGCATCTTTTACCATACGATCAATTTCTTCGTCTGATAGGCCAGATGACGATTTAATTGTAATTGTTTGTTCTTTTTGTGTACCTAAATCTTTCGCACTAACATTGACAATACCGTTTTTATCGATATCAAATGTTACTTCGATTTGAGGTACACCACGTGGTGCAGGTGGAATATCCGTTAATTGGAAGCGTCCTAATGTTTTATTATCCGCTGCCATTTGACGTTCACCTTGTAACACATGAACATCTACTGCCGGTTGGTTATCTGCTGCGGTAGAGAATACTTGTGATTTTGATGTAGGGATTGTCGTATTGCGGTCGATTAATTTTGTAAATACGCCACCCATTGTTTCAATACCTAATGATAATGGAGTTACGTCTAATAATACGATGTCTTTTACATCACCTGAGATAACACCACCTTGAATGGCAGCACCCATTGCTACTACTTCGTCAGGGTTTACAGATTTGTTTGGTTCTTTACCAGTTTCTTTACGAACAGCCTCAACTACTGCAGGGATACGTGTTGAACCACCGACTAAAATAACTTCATCAATATCTTTTGGTGATAAGCCAGCATCTTGTAATGCTTGACGAACAGGTTGTTTTGTGCGTTCTACTAAATCATGTGTTAATTCATCAAACTTAGCACGTGTCATTGTTAATTCCATATGTAATGGACCTTCAGCAGATGCTGTGATGAATGGTAAGCTAATTTGGGTTGTACTTACACCAGATAAATCTTTTTTTGCTTTTTCAGCAGCATCTTTCAAACGTTGTAATGCCATTTTATCTTTTGATAAATCAACACCATTCT
The genomic region above belongs to Aerococcaceae bacterium zg-1292 and contains:
- the dnaK gene encoding molecular chaperone DnaK, which codes for MAKIIGIDLGTTNSAVAVLEGGEAKIIPNPEGNRTTPSVVAFKNDEIQVGEVAKRQAVTNPNTISSIKRYMGESHKEKMGDKDYTPQEISAMILQYLKGFAEDYLGEKVEKAVITVPAYFNDAQRQATKDAGRIAGLEVERIVNEPTAAALAYGLDKTDAEEKVLVFDLGGGTFDVSILELGDGVFDVLSTAGDNHLGGDDFDQKIMDYLVAEFKKENGVDLSKDKMALQRLKDAAEKAKKDLSGVSTTQISLPFITASAEGPLHMELTMTRAKFDELTHDLVERTKQPVRQALQDAGLSPKDIDEVILVGGSTRIPAVVEAVRKETGKEPNKSVNPDEVVAMGAAIQGGVISGDVKDIVLLDVTPLSLGIETMGGVFTKLIDRNTTIPTSKSQVFSTAADNQPAVDVHVLQGERQMAADNKTLGRFQLTDIPPAPRGVPQIEVTFDIDKNGIVNVSAKDLGTQKEQTITIKSSSGLSDEEIDRMVKDAEANAEADKARREEADLRNEVDQLIFATDKTLKELEGKVSDDEVKQAEAARDELKAAIEANDLEAMKTKRDALNEVVQNLTVKLYEQAAAAQQAAQGADASDSASSNDDGVVDADFEEVD